Proteins found in one Fusarium keratoplasticum isolate Fu6.1 chromosome 12, whole genome shotgun sequence genomic segment:
- a CDS encoding Goodbye domain-containing protein encodes MSSSPVIDPAMDSAWRTDIGTLWTAAVAKHNQKVGIKFKLDQSKAMNTPWNSTTMQATLNRLTAEFEKERDSLGHFSDRIKGPLQVTLKVAKGAAEVILRTASTIGAIAGSVFAPAPIIAEALVFVLSATQKVSGQLDEIKKFFEVTANFFRRLSVLEGRLPDGPQFGQQLVDVFDRLLGFIVDAQIFVGRGKFINFFKELAKPSTPLSDAHALFQEQLTRLDQAALYCTLGISVDINKNVADLRASVDLVIDDTHHIVGQIDGLGTNIVDLQLQIGSFRRDFSTFSHEIRHKPKTDDASKQTADTVTVDHASYQSNVLRTLRASFNIGDTESIHHRRLTRMLSSRLPGTCEWIHHQQAYHTLLDGTSQFLLLQGGRHTGRSMLSSFIFEHLKTSKQQLPINKSGTQTEAAGISVAYFCFGQEFRGRNSIDDMIRCCVIQIVEQDAAYRKWAMDHCLGQKSRGESTNPTWDDHFVARFKPSEGNSHQPWLFLVLDDVDIAESKNDLLEFQTSIEKRNLRISLVLTTSSNMKIDIPEESKIILGAGNTNAENHDLRTFTKHLTMNLSPLNDLAPETRESLVNGVCEKATTYLYVDYALRRFNVLGGSDLSPLNTLKTNHVEIYGDLFHECIDHRNEQEQTQLHCLFTWLALCNNQPLCLGTAKVLLKLVSQWNITTSAEEGSEGKGEAKSRDGVGLAAGNRLQVELAGNLSLLLSRAAPMSKHGQNGGQAGDDDLIQFRHPALQAYWPTTTWASLPANVLMFKMLSHVLTEKTDVGEQKDKNYEQLLYQAATLWFKFLRAASSQYLHVDSTMDSHQMRPEAAPPRSIMAMTPPRSIMADLATSRRAIAPISRNQKTMTRTSVADHISPPRKGPVRRSQRAPDPPYEASGPQLVTFPRPEVPINEKSRPAAVVAKTVVRGIAYVFSNENDALKLLEVNVPEVDWGKCQSLLGTNFDEIRATLRILSYWLRLVDRNHWPGLSERPRDWLNAIEPERDDPEPHCSILEQLAARHSDNWGAAQFPSSAYNSFRFAHQVLRDRDTYMSQGQRPYPQSSEPEARAEAILKVGEGLRARLKGRDDESERLKAATASVAIAMALRYDGLYEPALAEALNAAKIIEGQGEHGRAVFNAFKNAYDGAMKARDEESDTTPTKTSIGDYETSLQQLMESGNSFSLGSKEAKLRFDVYNRIGRICYGMSEDKTDLAVEAGANSLPEKALERKGYLEAARVAFVTALGTKEEGRNMIRTYWLKAKVEALLGDNKCALGSVSRAVETAKKSEEESTTVFFDELVHELSKGSDGPENVLQLLDLLGHAQLVKGFMAETHRRIHKAAKKQGRPAAEKVKKTYAEAVNRLIEGEDPSAQMLSIWWADFVRFVWAGLQADAADEAEEILRRALRVKVAGSVDTTIRIGWRLADMFLEQFLGSAKGKQEPVELKDNLAKKQAALDKMEDLMSQLQGLQADFEPYQSQISIPLSIMRRKLSPALSFFEGADQTFRGCVTTLTDEHQDNDAPSFQVLAKVLCLVPGLKKHAEIAASCQFYVIDDQLFTGETQSPVTCSYCEKQIGGDAEAEAVYLCCYCTNTFACKSCYDNKEPSRSGKTTGEEIDDVVLQPACRPEHMYVSARGDDWGGTRDGKMVIKGEQERELSFQEWLDEVRVEWEVAWQKSWGEPAL; translated from the exons ATGTCCAGCTCCCCAGTGATCGATCCGGCCATGGATTCGGCATGGCGAACCGACATAGGCACGCTTTGGACTGCAGCCGTGGCCAAACACAACCAAAAAGTCGGCATCAAGTTCAAACTCGATCAATCCAAGGCCATGAACACGCCATGGAACAGTACCACCATGCAGGCCACCTTGAACCGGCTGACTGCCGAGTTTGAAAAGGAGCGCGACTCGCTTGGACACTTCTCGGACCGCATCAAGGGCCCGCTTCAAGTCACGCTCAAGGTTGCAAAGGGGGCGGCCGAGGTCATTCTTCGGACCGCGAGCACCATCGGCGCCATCGCAGGGAGCGTGTTTGCGCCGGCGCCGATCATTGCGGAAGCTTTGGTCTTTGTTTTGAGTGCCACGCAGAAAGTGTCGGGCCAGCTCGACGAGATCAAAAAATTCTTTGAAGTCACAGCAAACTTCTTCAGGCGTCTGTCGGTGCTTGAGGGAAGGTTGCCCGATGGACCCCAGTTTGGCCAGCAGCTTGTCGACGTGTTTGACCGGCTTCTCGGTTTCATCGTTGATGCTCAGATCTTTGTCGGCCGCGGAAAGttcatcaacttcttcaaGGAGCTCGCCAAGCCATCCACGCCCTTATCCGACGCGCATGCCTTGTTTCAAGAGCAGCTCACTCGACTGGACCAGGCGGCATTATATTGCACTTTGGGCATCTCGGTTGACATCAATAAGAACGTCGCCGATCTCCGCGCCTCGGTGGACTTGGTCATCGACGATACCCATCACATCGTCGGCCAGATCGATGGACTCGGCACCAATATCGTCGACCTGCAACTGCAAATCGGGAGTTTCAGGCGAGACTTTAGCACTTTTTCTCACGAGATACGTCACAAACCCAAGACGGACGATGCTAGCAAACAAACTGCGGATACCGTAACGGTGGACCACGCTAGCTATCAATCCAACGTTCTGAGAACCCTCAGGGCATCATTCAACATTGGAGATACGGAGAGCATCCACCACAGACGGCTGACCAGGATGTTGTCTTCACGGCTCCCCGGCACCTGCGAGTGGATTCATCACCAACAGGCTTATCACACCCTCCTTGATGGAACCTCTCAGTTTCTCCTGCTGCAAGGTGGCCGTCACACCGGGAGAAGCATGCTGTCTTCCTTTATCTTTGAGCACCTCAAGACCTCCAAGCAACAACTCCCCATCAACAAGAGCGGTACACAAACTGAAGCCGCAGGCATATCGGTTGCCTACTTTTGTTTCGGCCAAGAGTTTAGAGGCAGAAATTCCATTGACGACATGATTCGTTGCTGCGTCATCCAGATCGTCGAACAAGACGCCGCGTATCGCAAGTGGGCCATGGATCACTGTCTCGGGCAGAAGTCTCGAGGAGAGAGTACCAACCCAACATGGGACGATCACTTTGTGGCCAGATTCAAACCATCGGAGGGCAACTCACATCAACCCTGGTTGTTCCTAGTTCTTGACGATGTCGACATTGCCGAGTCAAAGAACGATCTGCTCGAGTTCCAGACAAGCATCGAAAAGAGAAATTTGAGAATCAGTCTCGTCCTTACCACGAGCTCGAATATGAAGATCGACATTCCGGAAGAGTCGAAGATTATTCTGGGGGCCGGTAACACAAATGCTGAAAACCACGACCTGCGCACCTTTACCAAACATCTCACCATGAACCTGTCCCCATTGAACGACCTCGCACCCGAAACACGAGAAAGCCTCGTCAATGGTGTGTGTGAGAAAGCGACCA CCTACTTGTATGTGGATTATGCTCTTCGACGATTCAACGTCCTTGGCGGCAGTGACTTGTCTCCATTAAACACGCTCAAAACGAATCATGTGGAGATATACGGGGACCTCTTCCACGAATGCATCGATCATCGAAACGAGCAAGAACAGACTCAGCTTCATTGTCTCTTCACCTGGCTGGCTCTTTGCAATAACCAACCGCTGTGTCTTGGCACAGCAAAAGTATTACTAAAATTGGTTTCCCAATGGAACATCACCACATCCGCGGAGGAGGGCAGCGAAGGAAAGGGGGAAGCCAAGTCCCGTGACGGAGTCGGCCTTGCAGCTGGGAATAGGCTTCAAGTAGAACTCGCCGGCAACCTATCCCT TCTTCTTTCTCGGGCAGCCCCCATGTCCAAACACGGTCAAAACGGTGGCCAAGCGGGTGACGATGACCTGATTCAGTTCCGACATCCTGCGCTTCAGGCCTActggccaacaacaacatggGCTAGTCTTCCGGCTAATGTCCTCATGTTCAAGATGCTCTCTCATGTTCTGACTGAAAAGACCGATGTCGGGGAAcagaaggacaagaactATGAGCAACTTCTGTATCAAGCTGCCACACTTTGGTTCAAGTTCCTACGGGCGGCTTCATCGCAATACTTGCATGTTGATTCTACAATGGATTCCCACCAAATGAGGCCAGAAGCGGCACCACCACGAAGCATCATGGCGATGACACCGCCGCGCAGCATCATGGCGGACCTCGCGACGAGCCGTCGAGCAATCGCGCCAATCTCCCGCAATCAGAAGACTATGACTCGAACCAGTGTTGCCGACCACATCAGTCCCCCCCGGAAAGGCCCAGTAAGAAGGTCACAACGCGCACCAGATCCACCGTACGAGGCATCGGGACCGCAACTCGTAACGTTCCCAAGACCCGAGGTTCCAATCAACGAGAAGAGTCGACCGGCTGCTGTTGTCGCAAAGACCGTGGTACGAGGAATAGCTTACGTCTTCAGCAACGAGAATGATGCATTGAAGCTTCTGGAGGTCAATGTACCCGAAGTAGATTGGGGGAAATGCCAGTCTCTGCTAGGAACAAACTTCGATGAGATCCGTGCAACGTTGAGGATACTCTCGTACTGGCTGCGTTTAGTAGACAGGAATCACTGGCCCGGCCTGTCTGAAAGACCTCGAGACTGGCTCAACGCGATAGAACCAGAGAGGGATGACCCAGAGCCTCACTGCAGCATCCTCGAACAGTTGGCGGCGCGCCATAGCGACAATTGGGGGGCAGCACAGTTCCCAAGCAGCGCATACAACTCATTCCGATTCGCCCACCAAGTGTTGCGCGATCGAGATACCTACATGTCACAAGGGCAGAGACCCTACCCCCAGAGCTCCGAGCCTGAAGCACGCGCAGAAGCAATCCTTAAAGTGGGAGAAGGATTGAGAGCAAGGCTGAAAGGGCGGGACGATGAGAGTGAGAGGCTGAAGGCTGCCACAGCCAGTGTTGCCATCGCGATGGCACTGCGGTATGACGGGCTCTATGAGCCAGCGTTGGCAGAGGCTCTCAACGCGGCAAAGATCATTGAGGGACAGGGTGAGCATGGCAGGGCAGTCTTCAATGCGTTCAAAAATGCCTACGACGGGGCCATGAAAGCGCGAGACGAAGAATCAGACACAACGCCCACCAAGACCAGTATCGGTGACTACGAAACAAGTTTGCAGCAACTCATGGAAAGCGGGAACTCCTTTTCCCTGGGAAGCAAAGAGGCTAAGCTTCGGTTTGACGTTTACAATAGGATCGGGCGAATCTGCTATGGAATGTCAGAAGACAAGACCGATCTGGCGGTTGAGGCCGGTGCTAATTCCCTCCCGGAAAAGGCCCTGGAAAGGAAGGGGTATCTCGAGGCGGCTCGCGTGGCATTCGTCACGGCACTTGGGACAAAAGAGGAGGGCCGGAACATGATACGGACCTATTGGTTaaaggccaaggttgaggcACTTCTTGGAGACAACAAGTGTGCTCTGGGGAGCGTAAGCAGAGCTGTGGAAACTGCTAAAAAGAGCGAAGAAGAGAGCACGACGGTCTTTTTCGATGAGCTGGTTCATGAGTTGAGCAAGGGCTCAGACGGACCAGAGAACGTTCTTCAACTCCTGGATCTCCTGGGACACgcccagctcgtcaaggGCTTCATGGCAGAAACGCACCGGCGAATCCACAAAGCAGCCAAGAAACAGGGCAGGCCAGCCGCTGAGAAGGTTAAGAAGACATACGCTGAGGCCGTCAACCGCCTGATCGAAGGGGAGGATCCTTCGGCCCAGATGTTGTCGATCTGGTGGGCTGATTTTGTGCGCTTCGTGTGGGCAGGGCTCCAAGCGGACGCGGCagatgaagcagaggagATTCTGCGTCGAGCCCTCCGAGTCAAGGTTGCGGGCAGTGTCGACACTACGATTCGGATTGGCTGGCGGCTGGCAGACATGTTTCTCGAGCAGTTCCTGGGTTCTGCAAAAGGAAAACAAGAACCTGTCGAGTTGAAGGATaatctggccaagaagcaggctgcccttgacaagatggaggacCTGATGTCTCAGTTGCAGGGGTTGCAGGCCGACTTTGAGCCTTACCAGTCGCAGATCAGCATCCCGTTGTCTATCATGCGACGCAAGCTCAGTCCAGCTTTGAGCTTCTTCGAGGGCGCCGATCAGACCTTTAGAGGATGCGTCACAACACTGACGGACGAGCACCAGGATAACGACGCGCCAAGCTTCCAGGTCCTTGCCAAGGTCTTGTGCTTGGTACCCGGGCTAAAGAAGCACGCAGAGATTGCGGCCTCCTGTCAGTTCTACGTCATCGATGACCAGCTATTTACGGGAGAAACTCAGTCCCCTGTGACTTGCAGCTACTGCGAGAAACAGATCGGCggggatgccgaggctgaggctgttTATCTGTGCTGCTATTGTACCAACACATTCGCCTGCAAGAGCTGCTACGACAACAAAGAACCTTCGAGATCCGGCAAGACCACTGGCGAAGAGATAGATGATGTCGTGCTGCAACCCGCGTGTCGACCCGAGCACATGTACGTATCAGCCCGTGGCGACGACTGGGGTGGAACGAGGGACGGCAAGATGGTTATCAAGGGTGAACAGGAAAGAGAGCTTTCTTTCCAGGAATGGCTGGACGAGGTCAGGGTAGAATGGGAAGTGGCATGGCAGAAGTCCTGGGGAGAGCCTGCACTGTGA